From a single Streptomyces rubradiris genomic region:
- a CDS encoding SAM-dependent methyltransferase, with amino-acid sequence MTDETTGAFPGDPGPRGWRAAAGAALYGPGGFYRRPEGPAGHFRTSVHASPLFARAVARLLCRVDAALGRPSVLDFVDMGAGRGELARGVLAALPAEVGARTRAYAVEIAERPAGLDERIIWCGELPDGVTGLLFANEWLDNVPVDVVEVDAAGVPRLVLVARDGSERLGEPVAGAAADWLARWWPLPAEEGLRAEIGLPRDEAWASAVARLARGLAVAVDYAHTVDTRPPFGTLTGFREGRETAPVPDGSCDITAHVALDACAAAPSAYYPAGRPHPLSAPAPASSEAAHGIPGTAHGTPGTARVLPRPRLLTQRAALRALDITGARPPLTLASTDPAGYVRALASAGEAAELTAAGGLGDFGWLLQPAGIPDPLEADA; translated from the coding sequence GTGACGGATGAGACGACGGGGGCGTTCCCCGGGGACCCGGGCCCGCGCGGCTGGCGCGCGGCGGCCGGGGCGGCGCTGTACGGGCCGGGTGGCTTCTACCGGCGCCCGGAGGGGCCGGCCGGTCACTTCCGCACCTCCGTGCACGCCTCCCCGCTGTTCGCGCGGGCCGTGGCCCGGCTGCTGTGCCGGGTCGACGCGGCGCTCGGCCGGCCCAGCGTGCTGGACTTCGTCGACATGGGCGCCGGGCGGGGGGAACTGGCCCGCGGGGTGCTCGCCGCGCTGCCGGCCGAGGTGGGCGCACGCACGCGCGCGTACGCCGTCGAGATCGCCGAGCGCCCGGCCGGCCTGGACGAACGGATCATCTGGTGCGGCGAGCTCCCGGACGGGGTCACCGGGCTGCTGTTCGCCAACGAGTGGCTGGACAACGTCCCCGTGGACGTCGTGGAGGTGGACGCGGCCGGGGTGCCCCGGCTGGTGCTCGTCGCGCGGGACGGCTCCGAGCGGCTCGGGGAGCCGGTGGCGGGGGCGGCGGCCGACTGGCTCGCGCGCTGGTGGCCGCTGCCGGCCGAGGAGGGGCTGCGGGCGGAGATCGGGCTGCCCCGGGACGAGGCCTGGGCGTCGGCCGTGGCGCGGCTGGCGCGGGGGCTCGCGGTGGCCGTGGACTACGCGCACACCGTGGACACCCGCCCGCCCTTCGGGACGCTCACCGGCTTCCGGGAGGGACGCGAGACGGCACCCGTGCCGGACGGCTCGTGCGACATCACGGCGCACGTCGCGCTGGACGCGTGCGCGGCGGCACCGAGCGCGTATTACCCGGCGGGCAGGCCGCACCCGCTGTCGGCTCCGGCTCCGGCGTCCTCCGAGGCGGCGCACGGAATTCCCGGAACAGCGCACGGAACTCCCGGAACAGCGCGCGTACTGCCCCGCCCGCGCCTGCTCACGCAGCGCGCCGCCTTGCGCGCCCTGGACATCACCGGCGCGCGCCCCCCGCTCACGCTGGCCTCCACGGACCCCGCCGGCTACGTACGCGCCCTCGCGAGCGCCGGGGAGGCCGCCGAACTCACGGCGGCGGGCGGCCTCGGCGACTTCGGCTGGCTGCTCCAGCCGGCCGGCATCCCGGACCCTCTGGAAGCGGACGCGTAG
- a CDS encoding NADH-quinone oxidoreductase subunit D — translation MTPTTETTVGIGGAAESTDMVLNIGPQHPSTHGVLRLRLVLDGERIVRAEPVIGYMHRGAEKLFEARDYRQIIVLANRHDWLSAFSNELGVVLAVERMLGMEVPGRAVWTRTLLAELNRVLNHLMFLGSYPLELGGITPVFYAFREREVLQNVMEEVSGGRMHYMFNRVGGLKEDLPAGWTARARAAVAAVRSRMDVFDDLVLGNEIFRGRTRGVGALAPEAVHAYGVSGPIARASGVDFDLRRDEPYLAYGDLQDVLKVVTRTEGDCLARFEVLLGQTHNALDLADACLDRLAELPPGPINQRLPKVLKAPEGHTYAWTENPLGINGYYLVSKGEKTPYRLKLRSASYNNIQALTELLPGTLVADMVAILGSMFFVVGDIDK, via the coding sequence ATGACTCCTACGACGGAGACCACGGTCGGCATCGGCGGTGCGGCGGAGAGCACCGACATGGTGCTCAACATCGGGCCCCAGCACCCGTCCACGCACGGCGTGCTGCGGCTCAGGCTCGTGCTGGACGGGGAGCGCATCGTGCGCGCGGAGCCGGTGATCGGCTACATGCACCGGGGCGCCGAGAAGCTCTTCGAGGCGCGCGACTACCGGCAGATCATCGTGCTCGCCAACCGCCACGACTGGCTGTCGGCGTTCTCCAACGAGCTGGGCGTGGTCCTCGCCGTGGAGCGGATGCTCGGCATGGAGGTCCCCGGACGGGCGGTGTGGACGCGCACCCTGCTCGCCGAGCTGAACCGGGTGCTGAACCACCTGATGTTCCTCGGCTCCTACCCGCTGGAGCTGGGCGGGATCACGCCGGTGTTCTACGCGTTCCGGGAGCGCGAAGTGCTCCAGAACGTGATGGAGGAGGTCTCCGGCGGCCGCATGCACTACATGTTCAACCGTGTCGGCGGCCTCAAGGAGGACCTGCCGGCGGGCTGGACGGCCCGCGCGCGTGCGGCCGTCGCCGCGGTGCGCTCGCGCATGGACGTCTTCGACGACCTGGTGCTCGGCAACGAGATCTTCCGGGGGCGCACGCGCGGGGTGGGGGCGCTCGCGCCCGAGGCGGTGCACGCCTACGGCGTGAGCGGACCCATCGCGCGCGCCTCGGGCGTCGATTTCGACCTGCGCCGCGACGAGCCGTACCTGGCCTACGGCGATCTCCAGGACGTGCTGAAGGTGGTGACCCGTACCGAGGGCGACTGCCTCGCCCGCTTCGAGGTGCTGCTGGGGCAGACCCACAACGCCCTGGACCTCGCCGACGCCTGCCTGGACCGGCTCGCCGAACTGCCCCCCGGGCCGATCAACCAGCGGCTGCCGAAGGTGCTGAAGGCGCCCGAGGGGCACACGTACGCGTGGACCGAGAACCCGCTCGGCATCAACGGCTACTACCTGGTGAGCAAGGGCGAGAAGACCCCGTACCGGCTGAAGTTGCGCTCGGCCTCGTACAACAACATCCAGGCGCTGACCGAGCTGCTGCCGGGAACGCTGGTGGCGGACATGGTCGCGATCCTGGGCTCGATGTTCTTCGTGGTCGGCGACATCGACAAGTAG
- a CDS encoding PH domain-containing protein has protein sequence METGSLDGTGAPAERPVWRRPEPGLLRVRRLLLVVWAGVLAVAAGVLPGLFAGPAWAACALLPPACAAVCWRLLERNWRSWRYAERADDLLISRGVLWREETVVPYGRMQLVEVTSGPVERRFGLATVQLHTAAAATDATIPGLDPAEAERLRDRLTELGEARSAGL, from the coding sequence ATGGAAACGGGGAGCCTGGACGGGACCGGAGCGCCGGCGGAGCGGCCGGTGTGGCGGCGGCCGGAGCCGGGGCTGCTGCGCGTGCGGCGGCTGCTGCTGGTGGTGTGGGCGGGGGTGCTCGCGGTGGCGGCCGGGGTGCTGCCGGGGCTCTTCGCGGGCCCGGCGTGGGCCGCGTGCGCGCTGCTGCCACCGGCGTGCGCCGCCGTGTGCTGGCGGCTGCTGGAGCGCAACTGGCGTTCCTGGCGGTACGCCGAGCGCGCCGACGACCTGCTGATCAGCCGCGGTGTCCTGTGGCGCGAGGAGACGGTGGTGCCGTACGGGCGGATGCAGCTGGTGGAGGTGACCTCCGGGCCGGTGGAGCGGCGCTTCGGGCTGGCCACCGTACAGCTGCACACGGCCGCCGCCGCGACCGACGCGACCATCCCCGGCCTTGACCCGGCCGAGGCGGAACGGCTGCGCGACCGGCTCACCGAGCTGGGCGAGGCACGATCGGCGGGCCTGTGA